The bacterium sequence CCGCCCTGCTTGGCGAGCTTGAGATCGGCATCGAAGGCCTGGCCGAGCCGCTTGGATTGAAGAACCTTGGCTTTGGGACCCGCGGCCAGGACCTTGCCCGCTTTCAAGAGCAGCACATGGCTGAAGAAGGGCGCGATCTCCTCGACGTGATGGGTGACCAAGAGCAGGGTCAGATTTCGGTTCTTGCGGATCAAGCGTTGCAAGAAATCGAGAAAAGTCTCGCGCGCCACCATGTCGAGGCCGGCGCAGGGCTCGTCCAAAATTAAAATTTTCGGCTGAGCCATTAGGGCCCGGCCGATCAGGACTCGCTGCTGCTCGCCCTGCGAAAGATAGCCCCAAGGGCGGTCTTCCAATTCGCCACATTCGATGTCCTTCAAGATGCGGTGGCCGGCTCGGCGGTCGCTTTCGGTGATCTCGCCCCAATAATTCAGAATGGCCTCGCGGCCGCTGATCACCGCGTGCAGGGCCGGCTCATCAGCCCGGAGCAAGGCCCGGAGGCTGGAGCTGACGATGCCGATCTTCTTGCGCAGCTCCCGCCAATCGTAGGCGCCGTAGCGCTTGCCCAGCACCTTCATCTCGCCCCGGCTCGGCGTCATGTAGGCGGTGAGGACGTTGAGCAGGGTCGTCTTGCCGGAGCCGTTGGCGCCGAGCACCGCCCAATGCTCGCCGGGCATCACCTTCCAATCGATGTTATCCAGGATCAGAATCTCGCGTTGCAGCGATAGCCCCTTGAGCTCAAGGACCGGGCTCCGATTTCCCCCCTTTGAAAAAGGGGGGACCAAGGGGGGATTTAAAGCGCTGGCTTGCCCTCGCACTCTCTTAGAATGCCTTGCCACGGCTTTAAATCCCCCCTGCCCCCCTTTTCCAAAGGGGGGTGTATTCTTTAGTTTCATGATTCAACGCCGAATTTGGCTGGGAATGGTGATCGAATAGCCGGGCGCATTTTGGTAGAGCAGGCAATTGCCGAAATATTGGCCATAGTAAGCATCGTAGTAGCAGGTATTGTCGGAGTTTCCTTCATCCTTGCCGATCTTCCAATCGTAGAGATCATGGTCGGGATCGTACATGAAGGGCGGGCTGACCACCACCGGAACCGAGCCGCCGGTCCGGCCGCGCGAGACCGTTCCCGACCCCGGCGGATAAGGCGAGCCCGAAAAGCCGATCGGCGGCGCGTAGAGCTCGGCTGAAAAAACCAGCAGCGGCAAAAGAAACCCGAATGTCTTGATCCAGCCCATGCACCCAGTTTAGCTCGAACTCAGGGACTCCTCAACGCCAGCAAAAAAATCCAGCCCGCGAGCAAAAGGGCTAAAATCACGGCCATGACCAGGATGATGACCTTGATCGAAATCGTCCTCGGCGCCTCCGGCTGCTCCAAAGCCTGCCAATCCACCGGCTTGGCCGGCGGAATCGCCGAGCTGCTATGGTCGGTGGAGATCATCGGTCCGGCTCCCCCGCCCAGATTGACCATGAACTTTTGGATCGGCTCGCGCATCTCGGGCGGCAACTGGTCGAAGCTGGTGTAGACGGTCCCATGCTTCTGGCCGGCCCGCTCCACCGCCTTCTGCACGAAAGGATGCTTCCACACATCCTCTAAAATATCGGGAACGCCGTTCTTGTTGGCGTCGGCCAGAACCTGCCGGACGGTTTCGGGCAAATTGTCGAGCGAGCTTGGATCGACCTCTTTGCCATTCACGAAAATTTTGGTCATGTCAGCCATGAGAACTCCTTAAAACGGGGCTAAAGCCCCTTGCTACCGCTGAGCCGGAACCGCTTCGGCCGCCGCCTGAAGCAGGGCCTGGGCATCGACCCGGACTTTATAGTCGGGATTGGAATAAGCCCAGCGGATCTTGCCTTTCTGATCCACGACGTAAGCCGCCGGCACCGGCAGCAGGTGATGCTTGGCACCGGCGTGCTCCTCCAAGTCGAGCCCATAATCCTTCTTGTATTTGGAATAAGTGGCCTCATCGACCTGGAAGGCCAAGCCGAAAGCGCGGATCGCCTCGGCATCGCCGTCCGAGAGCAGCATGTAACTGAGGTCGTGCTTCTTCAAACTCTCCCGGATCTTCTCGACCTTATCGGGGCTGATCGCGATGATCTGGTAACCGAGCTTCTGCAGGGGAATGTCGACCTGCTTGAGCTGGCCCAACTGAGTGCTGCAGTAGGCGCACCAGCCGCCCCGGTAGAAAATCAGGACCGTCGGCTGATTTTTCAGCAGCCGGCTCAAGGGAACTTCCATGCCGTCGGCATTGGTCAGGGTCACCTCGGGAACTTGATCGCCGGCCTTCAAGGGCCGAACGCTCTCGGCCGAGGCCGCCGGCGCCGGGACCTGGCGCGGGGCCACGGCTGCAGCCGAAAAAGACAGGGCGGCGGCGACGAACAAGGCTCCAAGCTGGAAAGGGATTCGCTTCATCCTTCTCTTCTATTGTAATTCCAGCCGGGGTTCAAACCAAATAGCGATCAATCCCGCGAGATCTCCTTCAGCAGCTCGCCGGTGGATTCGAGGTTGGGATTGTTCTCGGCCAGGTCTTTCTGGGCGATGATCCCAACCAGCTTTTGACTTTCATCGACCACCGGAAGCCGGCGCACTTGGTGGTCCTCCATGGCTTGGAGGGCCTGGGTCCATGGATCGCCGGGCCGGCAAAAAACCAGGTCCGAACTCATCACCGAATCGGCCCGAACGGCGCTGGCGTCCTGATGGGCGGCGATGACCTTCAAGACGATGTCGCGGTCGGTGAGGATGCCGACCAGCTTGCGGCTCTTCCGGTCGTCGACGATCGGAATGGCTCCGACGTCCTCCTCCTTCATCATACGGGCGATGTCCTCGATTTTTTGCTGCGGGGTCGCGCATTGGGGATCGGGGGTCATGATGTCTTGGCATGTTTTCATGTTTTCCTCCTGGGTTTTCGGCGTCCGACTCGGACCGCCGGGCGCTCGCGCTTGACTTCGAGAGGCGAGAGGTCCGGGCGGATCCCGAGAAAGACGGGTTGGCGCAAATGGCCGTCGCGGGTCCACTCGGAGAATCGGACTTCGGCCACCAGCTTGGGCTCGACCCAAGTGCAGCGCTTCATCTCCCAAGATGGAATTCCGTGGGGGCCGGGTTGGGGCAAATCGGAAAAAGGAACCTTGCTCCGCGCGATTTTTTTCAGCTGGCCGTGCAAGCTCTTCAAGAGCGCGTGGTCGAAGCCGGTCCCGACCTTGGAGGCGAAACGCAGCTCCTTGCCTTCATAGTAACCCACGATCAAGGCGCCGAAGTAAGGCCGGCTACGGCGGGGCTCGGTAAAGCCGCCGATGACGAACTCCTGTTGCTGGGTGACCTTGAGCTTCAGCCAGGCGCCGCTGCGACGACCGCTCTCGTAGACCGAGTCGGCCCGCTTGGCGACCAAGCCCTCGAGCCCCAACGAGCGGATTTTCTTGAGCAGGACTTCGGGTTTGCCCTCAAGGTTGGCCGAGAAGCGCAATGGGTCTTCGCTCTCTTGGAGCAGCTCCTCCAACAAGCGCTTGCGCTCGCTCAATGGCAGGGCCTTCAAATCCTTGCCCTCGAGCTGAAGGAGATCGAAGGCATAATAATAGACCGGCGCTTCCTGGTCCTCGAGCAAAGGGGCCTGGAGCAGTTGGAAGGAGGAGCGGCCTTTTTGGTCCAAGGCGACGACTTCGCCGTCCAAGACCGCGCTCTTGGCCGGAAGCTCGGCGACGGCCCGAGCCAAGTCGGCGAAACGCTCGCTGTAATCCTTTCGGTTGCGCGAGAGGACTTGGACTTTCTTGCCGGCTTTGAGGATCAAGGCCCGGATGCCGTCGAACTTCAGCTCGTACTTCCAATCGCCGGCCGGGATGGCCTCGACCAGCAGCGCTTTCATCGGCTCGACGAAGGCCGGCTTAGCCGGCTTAAGCTTGGCTGAAAGCTTCGGCGCTTTCGCAGCTGGCTCGGGTTCCTCGGCCGGTTTCAGCTTGCCGCTGGAGCCGCGGTTGCTCTGCCAAACCCTTTTCTTCTGCTCGGCGATCTGCTTCATGGTCCGGCCGGTCAGGGCCGAACGGTCGTCGACCCGAGGGCCGATGGCCTTCATGTCATTTTCGCGCTTGAAGATGAGCCAGGGATCCTTGCCGTTCTCGACCCGACGCATCCGAACCATCGTCCAATCGCCGTTCAGCTTTTTTCCGTGGAGGGTCAAATCGATATGGCCTTTTTTCAAGCCGGCCGGGCCGCCCCGGCCATCGGCGTCGAAGGTGCCGAAGTCCCAGACCATCACCGAGCCGGCGCCGTAATTGCCGGCCGGGATGATCCCCTCGAAATCGGCATAGGCCAAGGGATGATCCTCGACGTGCATCGCCAGCCGGCGCTCGCCCCGCCGGGTCGGCAGGCCCTTGGGAACGGCCCAGGATTT is a genomic window containing:
- a CDS encoding ABC transporter ATP-binding protein yields the protein MRGQASALNPPLVPPFSKGGNRSPVLELKGLSLQREILILDNIDWKVMPGEHWAVLGANGSGKTTLLNVLTAYMTPSRGEMKVLGKRYGAYDWRELRKKIGIVSSSLRALLRADEPALHAVISGREAILNYWGEITESDRRAGHRILKDIECGELEDRPWGYLSQGEQQRVLIGRALMAQPKILILDEPCAGLDMVARETFLDFLQRLIRKNRNLTLLLVTHHVEEIAPFFSHVLLLKAGKVLAAGPKAKVLQSKRLGQAFDADLKLAKQGGRFRSTVSNRKSFTI
- a CDS encoding peroxiredoxin-like family protein, with translation MKRIPFQLGALFVAAALSFSAAAVAPRQVPAPAASAESVRPLKAGDQVPEVTLTNADGMEVPLSRLLKNQPTVLIFYRGGWCAYCSTQLGQLKQVDIPLQKLGYQIIAISPDKVEKIRESLKKHDLSYMLLSDGDAEAIRAFGLAFQVDEATYSKYKKDYGLDLEEHAGAKHHLLPVPAAYVVDQKGKIRWAYSNPDYKVRVDAQALLQAAAEAVPAQR
- a CDS encoding CBS domain-containing protein yields the protein MKTCQDIMTPDPQCATPQQKIEDIARMMKEEDVGAIPIVDDRKSRKLVGILTDRDIVLKVIAAHQDASAVRADSVMSSDLVFCRPGDPWTQALQAMEDHQVRRLPVVDESQKLVGIIAQKDLAENNPNLESTGELLKEISRD
- the ligD gene encoding non-homologous end-joining DNA ligase, producing MGLARYQKMRDFQRTPEPAGFLKRGKGHSFVIQKHAARQLHYDFRLEMEGVLKSWAVPKGLPTRRGERRLAMHVEDHPLAYADFEGIIPAGNYGAGSVMVWDFGTFDADGRGGPAGLKKGHIDLTLHGKKLNGDWTMVRMRRVENGKDPWLIFKRENDMKAIGPRVDDRSALTGRTMKQIAEQKKRVWQSNRGSSGKLKPAEEPEPAAKAPKLSAKLKPAKPAFVEPMKALLVEAIPAGDWKYELKFDGIRALILKAGKKVQVLSRNRKDYSERFADLARAVAELPAKSAVLDGEVVALDQKGRSSFQLLQAPLLEDQEAPVYYYAFDLLQLEGKDLKALPLSERKRLLEELLQESEDPLRFSANLEGKPEVLLKKIRSLGLEGLVAKRADSVYESGRRSGAWLKLKVTQQQEFVIGGFTEPRRSRPYFGALIVGYYEGKELRFASKVGTGFDHALLKSLHGQLKKIARSKVPFSDLPQPGPHGIPSWEMKRCTWVEPKLVAEVRFSEWTRDGHLRQPVFLGIRPDLSPLEVKRERPAVRVGRRKPRRKT